In one Polaribacter sp. ALD11 genomic region, the following are encoded:
- a CDS encoding SDR family oxidoreductase, translating into MELNLKNKNALVCGSTQGIGKATAILLAQEGANVTLIARNEEKLKAVLAELPNNNQFHDYLVADFSKPNELKNVLEKSDLQFHILVNNTGGPAGGPIFNAKIEEFESAFTQHLKCNHILVQTLVPFMKDQGFGRIVNVISTSVKQPLDGLGVSNTIRGAVASWSKTLANELGGFGITVNNVLPGATGTERLKEIIKNKSAKTGLSIEEVSKNMKNASPAKRFAKPEEIAAAIVFLTSEKASFINGINVPVDGGRTKSL; encoded by the coding sequence ATGGAATTAAACTTAAAAAATAAAAATGCACTTGTTTGCGGAAGCACACAAGGAATAGGAAAAGCGACTGCGATTTTATTAGCACAAGAAGGAGCAAACGTAACTTTAATTGCTAGAAATGAAGAAAAGTTAAAAGCAGTTTTGGCAGAATTACCAAATAATAATCAATTTCATGATTATTTAGTGGCAGATTTTTCGAAACCAAATGAGCTAAAAAATGTTTTAGAAAAGTCAGATTTACAGTTTCATATTTTGGTGAATAATACGGGAGGTCCAGCAGGTGGCCCAATATTTAACGCCAAAATTGAAGAATTTGAAAGTGCTTTTACACAACATTTAAAATGCAATCATATTTTGGTGCAAACGTTGGTTCCTTTTATGAAAGACCAAGGTTTTGGTAGAATTGTAAATGTAATTTCTACTTCAGTAAAACAACCGTTGGACGGTTTGGGAGTTTCAAATACCATTCGTGGTGCTGTTGCAAGTTGGTCTAAAACCTTAGCAAATGAGTTGGGTGGCTTTGGAATTACAGTAAACAATGTATTGCCCGGAGCAACAGGAACCGAAAGATTGAAAGAAATCATCAAAAATAAATCGGCTAAAACAGGTTTGTCTATTGAAGAGGTTTCAAAGAATATGAAAAATGCTTCACCAGCAAAACGATTTGCAAAACCAGAAGAAATTGCAGCGGCAATTGTGTTTTTAACAAGTGAAAAAGCAAGTTTTATAAACGGAATTAACGTTCCGGTTGATGGTGGAAGAACGAAAAGTTTGTAA
- a CDS encoding SH3 domain-containing C40 family peptidase: MKFQKLIPLLTIFLYVSCSNNSLRVTGLEGVNKSIKAQYAPDKRVAIFDIKFDSLDDKIIASGMTDSKEGYQKLLDSLKSLDVQFINNIRVLPDTVVGNKMFAVARNSVINIRSAPKHSAELGTQGLLGMSLKILDKEGDFYRIQTPDSYISWVDRGGIYRMNKGEFDTWNASKKVIFTKNFGYVYAKRNSNSTIVSDITLGGLLKYLSEDASFYEVKYPDNRTGFIKKSEGIVYKNWLQKLQPSKENIEIAAKKLEGFPYLWGGTSSKGIDCSGFTKMVYLMNGFIIPRDASQQINAGKTVDANLTFDGLEKGDLLFFGTKATTTKNQRVTHVGIWLGNNKMEFIHSAGNVHLSSMDSLQANYDEFNKNRYLGSKRYLGIKDKDIIDLKEKMKL; the protein is encoded by the coding sequence ATGAAATTTCAAAAACTAATACCACTACTAACTATTTTTTTATATGTTTCTTGTAGTAATAATTCTCTTCGAGTAACAGGTCTAGAAGGTGTAAATAAAAGCATAAAAGCACAATATGCACCAGATAAAAGAGTGGCTATTTTTGATATAAAATTTGATAGTTTGGATGATAAAATTATTGCATCTGGTATGACAGATTCTAAAGAAGGGTATCAAAAATTATTAGATAGTTTAAAATCTTTAGATGTGCAGTTTATAAATAACATTCGTGTTTTACCAGACACAGTTGTTGGCAATAAGATGTTTGCCGTTGCTAGAAACTCTGTAATTAATATTCGTTCTGCACCAAAACATTCTGCAGAATTAGGAACACAAGGTTTGCTTGGAATGTCTTTAAAAATTTTAGATAAAGAAGGCGATTTCTATAGAATTCAAACTCCGGACAGCTATATTTCTTGGGTAGATAGAGGCGGAATTTATAGAATGAACAAAGGTGAATTTGATACTTGGAATGCTTCTAAAAAAGTGATTTTCACGAAAAATTTCGGGTATGTGTATGCTAAAAGAAACAGCAACTCAACGATTGTTTCTGATATTACTTTAGGCGGACTTTTAAAGTATTTATCTGAAGACGCTTCTTTTTATGAAGTTAAATACCCTGATAACAGAACTGGTTTTATTAAAAAAAGTGAAGGAATTGTGTATAAAAATTGGCTGCAAAAACTGCAACCTTCTAAAGAGAATATAGAAATTGCAGCTAAAAAACTAGAAGGTTTCCCTTATTTATGGGGCGGAACTTCTTCCAAAGGAATAGATTGTAGTGGTTTCACAAAAATGGTGTATCTAATGAATGGTTTTATAATTCCTAGAGATGCTTCTCAGCAAATAAATGCGGGTAAAACGGTAGATGCGAATTTAACTTTTGATGGTTTAGAAAAAGGAGACTTATTGTTCTTCGGAACAAAAGCAACGACAACAAAAAACCAACGTGTTACCCATGTTGGTATTTGGTTAGGAAATAATAAAATGGAATTTATTCATTCTGCAGGAAATGTACATCTTAGTTCTATGGATTCTTTGCAAGCTAATTATGACGAGTTTAATAAGAATCGTTATTTAGGGAGTAAGCGTTATCTAGGTATTAAAGATAAAGATATTATTGATTTGAAGGAGAAAATGAAGTTATAA
- a CDS encoding RidA family protein translates to MSEKKVTPRGAYPHVKVVGDFIFVSGTSSRRADNTIAGVDIIDEMGTKYLNAETQTREVLKNIDKNLQTVGANIKDVVDVSTFLVNMNDFAGYNKAYAEFFEKETGPTRTTVAVHQLPHPDLVVEIKVIAYKKK, encoded by the coding sequence ATGTCAGAAAAAAAAGTAACACCAAGAGGCGCATATCCGCATGTAAAAGTTGTGGGCGATTTTATATTCGTATCAGGAACAAGTTCTAGAAGAGCAGATAATACCATTGCTGGAGTAGATATTATTGATGAAATGGGAACGAAATACTTGAATGCAGAAACGCAAACAAGAGAAGTTCTAAAAAATATCGATAAAAATTTACAAACTGTTGGGGCAAACATTAAAGACGTAGTAGATGTTTCTACATTCTTAGTAAACATGAATGACTTTGCAGGTTATAATAAAGCCTACGCAGAGTTTTTTGAGAAAGAAACGGGGCCTACAAGAACCACAGTTGCTGTGCATCAATTACCACACCCAGATTTGGTAGTAGAGATTAAGGTTATTGCGTATAAGAAGAAATAA
- a CDS encoding aldehyde dehydrogenase has translation MKIKNYINGELVAPEAGKYLDNYNPANGEVYSQIPSSTKEDVEKAYEAAAIAFPKWSETTLEERSEILSKIADLILEKLDFLAKAESKDNGKPVSLAKQVDIPRAAANFQFFANAIAQFSSEAHESVGFNAMNFTLRQPIGVVGCISPWNLPLYLFTWKIAPAIAAGNCVVAKPSEITPMTAFLLGEICNKAGLPKGVLNIVHGLGTSTGQAIVAHKNIKAISFTGGTTTGAHIARIAAPMFKKLSLELGGKNPNIIFADCNYEKMLTTTVRSSFANQGQICLCGSRIFVEEKIYEKFKKDFVEKVSQLKVGNPSEATTNIGALVSKEHLEKVKSYIDIAEEEGGKVLFGGNKVEVAGSENGYYLQPTIIEVFNNKCRLNQEEIFGPVVTIMSFKTDEEVLTLANDVRYGLAATLWTNNLNRTMQFSKQLQTGIVWVNTWMLRDLRTPFGGQKDSGVGREGGFEALRFFTEPKNICIQYE, from the coding sequence ATGAAAATAAAAAACTACATCAACGGAGAACTGGTTGCACCAGAGGCAGGAAAGTATTTAGACAATTACAATCCTGCGAATGGAGAAGTGTATAGTCAAATACCAAGTTCAACAAAAGAAGATGTAGAAAAAGCATACGAAGCTGCAGCAATTGCATTTCCAAAATGGTCCGAAACTACATTAGAAGAACGGAGTGAAATTTTATCTAAAATAGCCGATTTAATTTTAGAGAAGTTAGATTTCTTGGCTAAAGCAGAATCAAAAGATAATGGAAAACCAGTAAGTTTAGCAAAACAAGTTGACATTCCTAGAGCAGCAGCAAATTTTCAGTTTTTTGCAAATGCAATTGCGCAGTTTTCATCAGAAGCACATGAAAGCGTTGGGTTTAATGCGATGAATTTTACCTTACGCCAACCAATTGGAGTTGTCGGTTGTATTTCTCCTTGGAATTTGCCTTTGTATTTATTCACCTGGAAAATTGCACCAGCAATTGCTGCAGGAAATTGTGTTGTTGCTAAACCAAGTGAAATTACACCAATGACCGCTTTTTTATTAGGAGAAATATGTAATAAAGCTGGCCTACCAAAAGGAGTCTTAAATATTGTTCATGGCTTAGGAACTTCAACAGGACAAGCAATTGTAGCGCATAAAAATATTAAGGCAATATCATTTACTGGTGGTACAACAACGGGCGCTCACATTGCAAGAATTGCGGCGCCAATGTTTAAGAAACTGTCTTTGGAATTAGGCGGTAAGAATCCGAATATTATTTTTGCAGATTGCAATTATGAGAAAATGTTAACAACAACTGTCCGTTCTTCGTTTGCGAATCAAGGTCAGATTTGTTTGTGCGGAAGCAGAATTTTTGTGGAAGAAAAAATCTATGAGAAATTTAAGAAAGATTTTGTAGAAAAAGTATCTCAATTAAAAGTCGGAAATCCGTCTGAAGCAACTACAAATATCGGGGCATTGGTTTCAAAAGAACATTTAGAAAAAGTGAAAAGTTATATTGATATTGCCGAAGAAGAAGGAGGAAAGGTTCTTTTTGGAGGTAATAAAGTTGAGGTAGCAGGAAGTGAAAACGGCTATTATTTACAACCTACTATTATTGAAGTTTTTAATAATAAATGCAGATTAAATCAGGAAGAAATTTTTGGACCTGTTGTAACTATTATGTCTTTTAAAACAGATGAAGAAGTCTTAACTTTAGCAAATGATGTAAGATATGGATTGGCAGCAACATTATGGACGAACAATTTAAATAGAACGATGCAATTTTCGAAGCAATTACAGACAGGAATTGTTTGGGTAAATACATGGATGTTACGTGATTTAAGAACACCTTTTGGTGGACAAAAAGACTCTGGTGTTGGCAGAGAAGGAGGTTTTGAAGCTTTACGTTTTTTTACAGAACCTAAAAATATATGTATACAATATGAATAA
- the kynU gene encoding kynureninase, whose protein sequence is MKYQNNLAFAKQQDKEDTLFYLRNRFHIPKDKNGNNWLYFTGNSLGLQPKSTKEYINQELEDWANLGVEGHFEAKNPWLNYHELLTDKMAKIVGAKPVEVVVMNTLTTNLHLLMVSFYRPTKLKYKIVIESDAFPSDRYAVQSQLKFHGFSEEDIIEWRPRKGEDLLNIEDLETIVSEQGDEIALLLIGGVNYYTGQFLDFKKIAAIGHSKNCIVGIDLAHGAGNIQPNLHDSDVDFAAWCTYKYLNSGPGSLGGLFVHEKHAKNKELPRFAGWWNHNKETRFNMRMPFDVMEGAEGWQLSNPPILSMAAIKASLDLFDEVGMDALREKSEKLTGYFEYLINEIDSDDIKIITPSNPKERGCQLSIQVKNADKSLHKRLTEKHVITDWREPDVIRCAPIPMYTSFEDVYQMVSILKGLL, encoded by the coding sequence ATGAAATATCAAAATAATTTAGCATTTGCGAAGCAGCAAGATAAAGAAGATACACTTTTTTATTTACGAAATCGATTTCATATTCCGAAGGATAAAAACGGAAATAATTGGTTATATTTTACAGGTAATTCATTGGGGTTACAACCAAAATCGACAAAAGAATACATTAATCAAGAATTAGAAGATTGGGCAAATTTAGGTGTCGAAGGTCATTTTGAAGCAAAGAATCCGTGGTTGAATTACCATGAATTATTAACCGATAAAATGGCGAAAATTGTTGGTGCAAAACCCGTTGAGGTTGTGGTAATGAATACACTTACTACAAATTTGCATTTGTTAATGGTCTCGTTTTACAGACCAACAAAACTAAAATATAAAATTGTTATAGAATCAGACGCGTTTCCATCAGATCGATATGCTGTGCAATCTCAATTGAAATTTCACGGTTTCTCTGAAGAAGATATTATCGAATGGAGACCAAGAAAAGGAGAAGATTTATTAAATATAGAAGATTTAGAAACAATTGTTTCTGAGCAAGGAGATGAAATAGCACTTTTATTAATTGGCGGCGTAAATTATTATACGGGTCAGTTTTTAGATTTTAAGAAAATTGCAGCAATCGGACATTCAAAAAACTGTATAGTCGGAATAGATTTAGCACACGGAGCAGGAAATATTCAACCTAATCTACATGATTCGGACGTGGATTTTGCAGCTTGGTGTACCTATAAATACTTAAACTCTGGACCAGGAAGTCTAGGCGGATTGTTCGTGCACGAGAAACATGCTAAAAATAAAGAATTACCGCGTTTTGCAGGTTGGTGGAATCATAACAAAGAAACCCGTTTTAATATGCGAATGCCTTTTGATGTAATGGAAGGGGCAGAAGGATGGCAGTTATCGAATCCGCCAATATTATCTATGGCAGCAATTAAAGCTTCTTTAGATTTATTTGATGAAGTTGGAATGGATGCTTTGAGAGAAAAATCAGAAAAACTAACAGGTTATTTCGAGTATTTAATAAATGAAATTGATTCTGATGATATTAAAATTATCACACCAAGCAATCCAAAAGAAAGAGGTTGTCAATTATCAATTCAAGTAAAAAATGCGGATAAAAGTTTGCACAAAAGACTGACAGAAAAGCATGTTATTACAGATTGGCGAGAACCAGATGTTATCCGTTGTGCACCAATACCAATGTACACTTCTTTTGAAGATGTGTATCAAATGGTCTCAATTTTAAAAGGATTGTTATAA
- a CDS encoding amidohydrolase family protein produces MTKRKLRINGHSHLLPYPEEIPQFMKDKEIFWVDDERKHMLQKGWKRPVTDSSFFLDEKLLWMEKNKIDHAVVLNLSQLYGNGLRLEEMKKALRFQNDFNAKVEHNHPDKFTCGFVVHPGFIYGALDEMKRCVEELGLKVLCLPTHFMDSIGQWRCVFDEENDRIFELADKYKLAIEIHPYDGDKMIKLENTNWRFHLIWMLAQCGDAYHFYTLNGMQERFPNIRTCFAHGGQLAQMNLGRRIQGFDGRPDLFEGKTHPRKAVGHKNIFFDTLVHDTDSLKLMIDKQGSNQVIMGLDDPYPLGEMESDAQSSYPGKILDLAKDRNIINEQQYHQIWEDNTLRWLFGDDEKAKQDLIAKIIKND; encoded by the coding sequence ATGACAAAACGAAAACTACGCATAAACGGACATTCACATTTATTACCTTATCCAGAAGAAATTCCTCAATTTATGAAGGACAAAGAAATTTTCTGGGTAGATGATGAACGCAAACACATGTTGCAAAAAGGATGGAAACGTCCTGTTACAGACTCTAGTTTTTTCTTAGATGAGAAATTATTGTGGATGGAGAAAAATAAAATAGACCATGCTGTGGTTTTAAACCTTTCTCAATTGTATGGTAATGGTTTGCGTTTGGAAGAAATGAAAAAAGCACTGCGTTTTCAGAATGATTTTAATGCGAAAGTAGAACACAATCATCCAGATAAATTTACCTGTGGTTTTGTAGTACATCCTGGTTTTATTTATGGCGCTTTAGATGAGATGAAACGTTGTGTAGAAGAATTAGGCTTAAAAGTTTTGTGTCTACCAACTCATTTTATGGATTCTATTGGGCAATGGCGTTGTGTTTTTGATGAAGAAAATGATCGGATTTTCGAATTAGCGGACAAGTATAAATTGGCGATAGAAATTCACCCGTATGACGGCGATAAAATGATTAAATTAGAAAATACCAATTGGCGTTTTCATTTAATTTGGATGCTGGCACAATGTGGAGATGCGTATCATTTTTATACCTTAAACGGTATGCAAGAACGTTTTCCGAACATTAGAACTTGTTTTGCGCACGGAGGACAACTAGCACAAATGAATTTAGGAAGAAGAATTCAAGGTTTTGATGGCAGACCAGATCTATTTGAAGGGAAAACGCATCCAAGAAAAGCAGTTGGTCATAAGAATATCTTTTTTGATACCTTGGTACATGATACAGATTCGCTTAAATTAATGATTGATAAACAAGGTTCTAATCAGGTTATTATGGGCTTAGACGATCCGTATCCTTTAGGAGAAATGGAAAGTGATGCACAATCATCATATCCTGGAAAAATTTTAGATTTAGCAAAGGATAGAAACATTATAAACGAGCAACAATACCATCAGATATGGGAAGATAACACATTACGTTGGCTTTTTGGAGACGATGAAAAAGCAAAACAAGATTTGATTGCTAAAATAATAAAAAATGACTAA
- a CDS encoding NAD(P)/FAD-dependent oxidoreductase: MKKKDKILIIGAGLCGSLLALRLAQRGYKVEVYESRPDLRTTDISAGRSINLALSDRGLKALRLCGMEEKAREICIPMYGRLMHDVAGNTFSSNYSGRENEYINSISRGDLNAILLDEAEKHENVNIHFNKKCKNVDIENKIAHFKDYKTKEEFSVDATVIFGADGAGSSLRKSYISERKFLFSYAQNYLNHGYKELEIPADTTGKHQISNAHLHIWPRGDFMLIALPNMDGSFTVTLFLSYDEGEFNFENLTSEEKITAFFQKEFPDALALIPNITAEFINNPTGPLGTVKCSPWSYQDKTLLIGDSSHAIVPFYGQGMNASFEDVFVLDEILNQNLGDWESVFKTYQKARKHDTDAIADLAIDNFHEMKNHVANPLFKEKRKIEMDLEKAFPSEYSSKYSLVTFNENIGYNEAMKRGRAQDKALLNLIADDTIHTHLDMTKKELKVILEKVIVETNTILQEDKIAGM, encoded by the coding sequence ATGAAAAAAAAAGATAAAATATTAATAATAGGAGCAGGACTTTGTGGTTCATTGTTAGCATTAAGACTTGCGCAAAGAGGTTACAAAGTAGAAGTTTACGAAAGCAGACCAGATTTAAGAACTACAGATATTTCTGCAGGAAGAAGTATTAATTTAGCCTTGTCAGACAGAGGTTTAAAAGCGTTGCGTCTATGCGGAATGGAAGAAAAAGCGAGAGAAATCTGTATTCCAATGTATGGTAGATTAATGCACGATGTTGCAGGAAATACCTTTTCTTCCAATTACTCAGGTAGAGAAAATGAATATATCAATTCCATTTCTAGAGGAGATTTGAATGCGATTTTATTAGATGAAGCAGAAAAACATGAGAATGTAAATATTCATTTTAATAAAAAGTGTAAAAATGTAGATATCGAAAACAAAATTGCTCATTTTAAAGATTACAAAACCAAAGAAGAATTTTCTGTGGATGCAACCGTAATTTTTGGAGCAGATGGCGCAGGTTCTTCTTTGAGAAAAAGCTATATTTCTGAACGTAAATTCTTGTTTAGTTACGCTCAAAATTATTTAAATCACGGATATAAAGAACTAGAAATTCCTGCAGATACAACAGGGAAACATCAAATAAGTAACGCGCATTTACATATTTGGCCTCGTGGCGATTTTATGCTTATTGCTTTGCCAAACATGGATGGAAGCTTCACCGTAACCTTATTTCTAAGTTATGACGAAGGTGAATTTAATTTTGAAAACTTAACTTCCGAAGAAAAAATCACAGCCTTTTTCCAAAAAGAATTTCCAGATGCCTTGGCGTTAATTCCAAATATAACAGCCGAGTTTATAAACAACCCAACAGGACCTTTAGGAACTGTAAAATGTTCGCCTTGGAGCTATCAAGATAAAACCTTGTTAATTGGCGATTCTTCACATGCAATTGTACCGTTTTACGGACAAGGAATGAATGCTTCGTTTGAAGATGTTTTTGTGTTAGATGAAATATTGAATCAAAACTTAGGAGATTGGGAATCCGTTTTTAAAACGTACCAAAAGGCTAGAAAACACGATACAGATGCCATTGCAGATTTAGCAATTGATAATTTTCATGAAATGAAAAATCATGTTGCAAATCCGCTTTTTAAAGAGAAAAGAAAGATAGAAATGGACTTAGAAAAAGCGTTTCCATCTGAATATTCTTCTAAATATTCTTTAGTAACATTCAATGAAAATATTGGTTACAATGAAGCTATGAAGAGAGGAAGAGCGCAAGATAAAGCCTTATTAAATTTAATTGCAGACGATACAATTCACACGCATTTAGATATGACCAAAAAAGAATTGAAAGTTATTTTAGAGAAAGTAATTGTAGAAACAAATACTATATTACAAGAAGATAAAATTGCAGGAATGTAA
- a CDS encoding DUF6500 family protein, translating into MNKDIKDKIIEVCDEKIAKKGTNVGLSFYAFFKNKNETPILLMEIAKWWIETHKLDHFEKAVKIKQMILDNK; encoded by the coding sequence ATGAATAAAGATATCAAAGACAAAATTATTGAAGTTTGTGATGAAAAAATAGCAAAAAAAGGAACGAACGTGGGTTTGTCTTTTTATGCGTTTTTCAAGAATAAAAATGAGACTCCGATTTTACTAATGGAAATTGCAAAATGGTGGATTGAAACACACAAATTAGATCATTTTGAAAAAGCAGTAAAGATTAAACAAATGATTTTAGATAATAAATAA
- a CDS encoding DUF1697 domain-containing protein, with amino-acid sequence MKKYIILLRGINVSGKNKLPMADLRELLKDLKFQNVQTYIQSGNIILDSDKSKDAICNQIKEGIKTKFEYDVPVLVRTIPEWEKVIKNYPFSKENEKIVAFSFLNKVSNETILEVKNIGEDKYKIVDDVVYLNCASGFGKTKLTNSTIEKKLNVIATTRNLRTTLKLLELAK; translated from the coding sequence ATGAAGAAATACATTATCTTATTACGCGGAATAAATGTATCAGGAAAAAACAAACTTCCAATGGCAGATTTACGCGAATTATTAAAAGATTTAAAGTTTCAAAATGTACAAACTTATATACAAAGTGGAAACATTATTTTAGATTCAGATAAAAGTAAAGATGCTATTTGTAATCAAATAAAGGAAGGAATTAAGACTAAATTCGAATACGATGTACCTGTTTTAGTAAGAACAATTCCTGAATGGGAAAAAGTAATAAAAAATTATCCTTTTTCAAAAGAAAATGAAAAAATAGTTGCTTTTTCATTTCTTAATAAAGTATCAAACGAAACAATACTTGAAGTTAAAAATATAGGAGAAGATAAATATAAAATAGTAGATGATGTTGTGTATTTAAATTGTGCATCGGGTTTTGGTAAAACAAAATTAACAAATAGTACTATTGAGAAAAAACTGAATGTAATTGCAACCACAAGAAATTTAAGAACAACATTAAAACTGCTAGAATTAGCAAAATAG
- a CDS encoding 3-hydroxyanthranilate 3,4-dioxygenase — protein sequence MSNLVQPLNFKKWIDEHRHLLKPPVGNKQVWDNGEFIVMVVGGPNNRKDYHYNETPEFFYQVEGDMILKIIDGKGEMIDVAINEGDIYLLPGKVPHSPQRKENTVGLVIEYPRSEGMLDALEWYCENCGNKLYSEEFLVKNIETDMQKIFDTFYSDKEKCTCDACGTVMGKPDKVK from the coding sequence ATGAGCAATTTAGTACAACCTTTAAATTTTAAAAAGTGGATTGATGAACATCGTCATTTATTAAAACCGCCAGTTGGAAACAAACAAGTTTGGGATAATGGCGAATTTATTGTGATGGTTGTTGGTGGTCCAAATAATAGGAAAGATTATCATTATAATGAAACTCCAGAATTTTTCTATCAAGTTGAGGGTGATATGATTTTGAAGATTATTGATGGAAAAGGAGAAATGATTGATGTAGCAATTAATGAAGGAGATATTTATTTATTGCCTGGGAAAGTGCCACATTCGCCACAAAGAAAAGAAAATACGGTTGGGTTGGTTATCGAATATCCGCGTTCTGAGGGAATGTTAGATGCGCTAGAATGGTATTGCGAAAACTGCGGAAATAAATTGTACAGCGAAGAATTTTTAGTCAAAAATATTGAAACAGACATGCAGAAAATATTTGACACCTTTTATTCAGATAAAGAAAAATGTACCTGCGATGCTTGTGGAACCGTGATGGGGAAACCAGATAAAGTTAAATAA